The genomic DNA CAGGCGCGTGCTGTAGCGACGGCCGTTGTAGTCATAGACCACGTCATAGCCGACCACGCGACGTTCGTAGCTCACCGCGTTCTGGCAGTTGCGCACCGAGGTGTGCACGTCCGGCGTGCTGCCGGCTTCGACCTTGTTGCCCGCCACCGCACCGACGACCGCGCCGACACCAGTCGCCAGCGCACGGCCGCTGCCGGCACCGAAGCGGTTGCCGACCACGCCACCGACCACTGCACCGAGCACCGCGCCGCCGCCACTGGTTTCCGGCTTCACGACGGTCGGCTGGTCGTAGCAGTCCTGCTGGGGCACGGCGACCTCGGCGGTCACTTCCGTGCTGGAGACGACTCTGCCGTACTCGGCAGCCTCCGCGACGCTGCAGGCCGAGGCCAGGCTCATCGCGATCAGGGATCTCTTGAATTTGGTGTTCATGGTGCGTTCCTTCCTGAAGCCCTACGCGGCAAATGCCGCAGTTGAAGATTGAGCGCGCCGGGTAGCGGCGATATTTCAGAACGCCATTGGCCTGTTACAGCTGCAATGTGGCTTCAGCGGAAGTCGGCGAGATCGCGAAGATCGAGATCGAACAGGCCGCCTTGCGGCAGGTTCATCGTGTAGCCGCGCCGCCAGCTGCCACGCTGCGCGGTGATGCGGTAGATGCCGGCGGGCAGC from Nevskia ramosa DSM 11499 includes the following:
- a CDS encoding glycine zipper 2TM domain-containing protein encodes the protein MNTKFKRSLIAMSLASACSVAEAAEYGRVVSSTEVTAEVAVPQQDCYDQPTVVKPETSGGGAVLGAVVGGVVGNRFGAGSGRALATGVGAVVGAVAGNKVEAGSTPDVHTSVRNCQNAVSYERRVVGYDVVYDYNGRRYSTRLDHDPGDHIELAVSATPVGQTVTSTQPPPTVVYADQSPTVIYAAPPPVYYSYPYGYSSYGYGYPYGYGGYGGTSVVVGVHGGHYGHR